One segment of Rubripirellula amarantea DNA contains the following:
- the cimA gene encoding citramalate synthase, producing MSAKAIQIYDTTLRDGSQGEGVSFSLQDKLSIARRLAETGIDFIEGGYPLSNEKDVAFFEQIRKDDLGGSKICAFGMTRRRSMKAADDPGMQALVAAQTPCITLVGKTWDYHATEVLRVSLDENLAMIGESTEFLAQSADVIYDAEHFFDGFKANPDYAIDTLKAAASAGAKWLVFCDTNGGTLPEEVADITAKAVNWLSAYGVQIGIHTHNDGELAVANSLAAVDAGATQVQGTINGIGERCGNADLISVMANLAIKKTGYTVLDGRPLTSLTELSRFVYETANLQLRGGQPFVGQSAFAHKGGMHVHAINKAASTYEHIDPAVVGNERRILVSELSGRSNIEAVASQHNIADDKELMNRILAEVVKRENQGYQYENANASFNLLIRRLSETYTPHFNAIKYRIVAGDRDRANSTVFAEAVIKLVVGETLWFDAAEGHGPVDALDAALRKALVDTYPCLNEMRLIDYKVRVVDSGAGTAASIRVNIESGDKDETWGTIGVSENIIEASWQALNDAVEYKLHKEDQKNA from the coding sequence ATGTCTGCTAAAGCAATCCAAATCTACGACACCACTCTCCGAGACGGCTCCCAGGGCGAAGGCGTAAGCTTTTCGTTGCAAGACAAGCTAAGCATCGCTCGGCGGTTGGCAGAAACCGGCATCGACTTCATCGAGGGCGGCTACCCGCTTTCGAACGAAAAGGACGTTGCGTTCTTCGAGCAGATCCGAAAAGACGACCTGGGCGGTTCAAAGATTTGCGCCTTTGGCATGACACGACGTCGTTCGATGAAGGCCGCCGATGATCCCGGCATGCAAGCCCTCGTCGCCGCCCAGACTCCCTGTATCACTTTGGTTGGCAAGACCTGGGACTACCACGCAACCGAAGTGCTGCGAGTATCGCTTGATGAAAACCTTGCCATGATCGGCGAAAGCACCGAGTTCTTGGCTCAAAGCGCTGACGTCATCTACGACGCCGAGCATTTCTTTGATGGTTTCAAGGCCAACCCCGACTATGCCATCGACACGCTCAAGGCCGCCGCATCCGCGGGTGCGAAGTGGTTAGTATTCTGCGACACAAACGGAGGAACCCTCCCGGAAGAAGTTGCCGACATCACCGCCAAAGCAGTCAATTGGTTGTCGGCTTACGGAGTGCAAATCGGCATTCACACTCACAACGATGGCGAGCTTGCCGTCGCGAACTCGCTTGCCGCCGTGGACGCCGGTGCAACCCAGGTTCAAGGCACCATCAACGGCATCGGCGAGCGTTGCGGAAATGCGGACTTGATATCAGTGATGGCAAACCTTGCGATCAAGAAGACCGGCTACACCGTCCTGGACGGTCGTCCTCTAACGTCACTTACCGAGTTGAGTCGCTTCGTTTATGAAACCGCGAACTTGCAATTGAGGGGTGGCCAACCGTTTGTCGGACAGAGCGCGTTTGCACACAAGGGCGGGATGCACGTACACGCCATCAATAAGGCCGCCAGCACATACGAGCACATCGATCCGGCTGTCGTTGGCAACGAACGACGGATCTTGGTCAGTGAATTGTCCGGTCGCAGTAACATTGAAGCGGTCGCGTCACAGCACAACATCGCTGACGACAAAGAACTAATGAATCGAATCCTGGCCGAGGTGGTGAAACGCGAAAACCAGGGCTATCAGTACGAGAATGCGAACGCTTCCTTTAACTTGCTGATCCGGCGACTCTCAGAAACCTATACGCCGCACTTCAATGCGATTAAGTACCGAATCGTTGCGGGCGATCGTGATCGCGCCAATAGCACGGTGTTCGCTGAAGCCGTCATCAAACTTGTCGTAGGCGAAACGCTTTGGTTCGATGCTGCCGAAGGCCATGGCCCCGTCGATGCACTTGATGCGGCACTGCGAAAGGCACTGGTCGACACGTATCCATGCCTCAACGAAATGCGACTGATTGACTACAAGGTCCGTGTGGTTGATAGCGGAGCAGGGACGGCCGCCTCAATTCGCGTGAACATCGAAAGCGGTGACAAGGACGAAACTTGGGGAACGATCGGTGTGAGTGAAAACATCATCGAAGCCAGTTGGCAGGCTCTCAACGACGCCGTTGAGTACAAACTGCATAAAGAAGATCAAAAAAACGCGTAG
- a CDS encoding FKBP-type peptidyl-prolyl cis-trans isomerase — protein MKKHSLSFLCYFAIALMSITLGCSAPRGPMAIDLDAPEEFTTTESGLKYRILRKSDGPRPTPQDEVEVDYSGWLDNGTIFDSSYNSRKTAKFRLGNVVAGWTEGLQLIGEGGMIELEIPSELGYGASGSGSIPPNATLHFKVELHKIH, from the coding sequence ATGAAAAAACATTCTCTGTCATTCCTGTGTTACTTCGCTATCGCGTTGATGTCGATCACCTTGGGTTGCAGTGCCCCACGAGGACCGATGGCGATCGACCTTGATGCACCGGAAGAGTTCACAACTACCGAATCCGGGCTAAAGTACCGCATCTTGCGAAAGTCGGACGGCCCCAGACCGACGCCTCAGGACGAAGTCGAAGTCGACTATTCGGGCTGGCTGGACAATGGCACGATCTTCGACAGTTCGTACAACAGTCGCAAAACTGCGAAATTTCGACTTGGAAACGTGGTTGCCGGCTGGACCGAGGGCCTGCAATTGATCGGCGAAGGCGGCATGATTGAGCTGGAAATCCCATCAGAACTGGGATACGGCGCTAGCGGCAGCGGGTCGATCCCGCCCAATGCGACGCTGCACTTTAAAGTCGAATTGCACAAGATTCACTGA
- the odhB gene encoding 2-oxoglutarate dehydrogenase complex dihydrolipoyllysine-residue succinyltransferase translates to MSETIQVEVPTVGESISEVQIGQWLKSEGDWVEAGEDLVEIETEKASVQIPAPSAGTLTGILKQNEEFATVGEVIASIKTGGKAPAGGNSDSSAGSSASASAPSPAAAAPPTTSASAASPSFSGGPSSGNQGNGFVMPAAKRLLDEHGLSVSEVPATGPGGRLLKEDVVAFIRNRPQAAPPAPAAPAPATTMSAPRSSSANLGSLMTETPPHRSEEVKPLSMLRRTIAARLVEAQHTAALLTTFNEIDMQPVMTMRNQYKDRFAEKHGVKLGFMSFFAKAAVEALRKFPAVNAEIRDGNQIYHHYQDIGIAIGGGKGLVVPILRNVERMNFSQIERAIGEYAKQAGENRLQPEDLMGGTFTISNGGIYGSLLSTPIVNPPQSGILGLHSIQERPVAVKGEVVIRPMMYVALTYDHRIVDGREAVGFLKTIKDVIEEPARLFLEL, encoded by the coding sequence GTGAGCGAAACGATCCAAGTAGAAGTGCCCACCGTTGGCGAATCCATTTCTGAAGTTCAAATCGGCCAATGGCTCAAGTCCGAAGGTGACTGGGTAGAGGCGGGTGAAGACTTGGTTGAGATCGAAACCGAGAAAGCCTCGGTCCAGATCCCTGCCCCCTCGGCGGGAACCTTAACGGGAATCCTGAAGCAAAACGAGGAATTTGCGACGGTGGGCGAGGTGATCGCCAGTATTAAAACCGGTGGTAAGGCCCCAGCGGGCGGCAATTCAGATTCATCCGCCGGTTCGTCGGCATCGGCGTCTGCCCCAAGTCCAGCAGCCGCAGCTCCACCGACCACGAGCGCCAGCGCAGCATCGCCATCATTTTCCGGCGGTCCTAGCTCTGGGAACCAGGGCAATGGGTTCGTGATGCCAGCCGCCAAGCGTTTGCTTGATGAGCATGGATTATCAGTTAGCGAAGTTCCCGCAACTGGCCCCGGCGGACGCTTGCTTAAGGAAGACGTAGTCGCGTTCATTCGCAATCGCCCTCAAGCAGCGCCACCTGCACCAGCGGCCCCCGCACCAGCAACGACCATGTCGGCACCTCGATCGAGCTCGGCCAATCTCGGTTCGTTGATGACCGAAACGCCGCCGCACCGTTCGGAAGAAGTCAAACCACTCAGCATGTTGCGACGGACCATCGCAGCAAGACTAGTGGAAGCTCAGCACACCGCAGCCTTGTTGACGACGTTCAACGAAATCGACATGCAGCCTGTGATGACCATGCGAAACCAATACAAAGATCGCTTCGCGGAAAAACACGGCGTCAAACTGGGCTTCATGTCCTTCTTCGCGAAAGCAGCCGTTGAGGCACTGCGCAAGTTCCCGGCCGTCAACGCAGAGATTCGTGATGGCAACCAGATCTATCACCACTACCAAGACATCGGCATTGCCATTGGCGGCGGAAAGGGGCTTGTTGTTCCCATCCTTCGAAACGTTGAACGCATGAACTTTTCGCAGATCGAGCGTGCTATCGGCGAATACGCAAAGCAAGCCGGTGAAAACCGTTTGCAACCAGAAGATTTGATGGGCGGAACCTTTACGATCAGCAACGGAGGCATCTACGGGTCGCTGTTGTCGACGCCGATCGTCAACCCACCTCAAAGCGGGATCCTTGGCCTGCACTCGATCCAAGAGCGACCGGTCGCCGTGAAGGGTGAAGTCGTGATTCGCCCGATGATGTACGTCGCGTTGACGTACGATCACCGCATCGTCGATGGCCGAGAAGCGGTCGGCTTCTTAAAGACGATTAAGGATGTGATCGAAGAACCAGCGCGATTGTTCTTGGAACTGTAA
- a CDS encoding DEAD/DEAH box helicase, which translates to MSVNRSMLSADIDHANSWVAADLVPRGTHEITLDRIEPVSLPIKVAPIQARANGFLFPEANQWQPPAAPIQTAEEKRQIKKRYKKLARHRVKPPHDVVKLQDRLYYLLQPPLDLLIGSGQLNFPFEPFAYQLDGIAFLFPRYAAVLADEMGLGKTMQAISTIRLLLCSGEARSILLICPKPLVSNWLREFSVWAPEIPVMAIEGNQAKRELAWRSPEVPVKVANYELLMRDKEVVLESGLHFDLVALDEAQRIKNRNSTTSEIVRAIPRTRSWALTGTPVENSPDDLVGIFDYLSPGYLKTGMPMPDMAKRARDYILRRTKDMVMDDMPPKLYRDAELDLTPEQWATYESAENEGVIRLEELEQDLTIQHVFELVLRLKQICNFDPLTSSSSKLERLVADMEEVAASGKKAIVFSQWVNSVEKMRPALEPFGPLEYHGKVPHKKREGVIDQFKNDPNSSVILMSYGAGSVGLNLQFCEYVFLFDRWWNPAIEDQAINRAHRIGAKGAVTVTRMMAMNTIEQRIAAVLDQKREMFNTLFSDQGGTPAHGGGLSRDEIFGLFDLRAPSGKKVA; encoded by the coding sequence ATGTCAGTGAATCGCTCGATGCTGAGCGCGGATATCGATCATGCCAACAGTTGGGTTGCGGCTGATCTTGTTCCCCGTGGTACCCACGAAATAACGCTCGATCGGATTGAACCGGTATCGCTTCCGATCAAGGTGGCACCGATTCAGGCGCGCGCAAACGGCTTTTTGTTTCCTGAAGCGAACCAGTGGCAGCCACCGGCAGCGCCGATTCAAACCGCTGAAGAGAAGCGGCAGATCAAGAAGCGATACAAAAAGCTTGCTCGGCATCGCGTTAAGCCACCACACGATGTCGTGAAGTTACAAGATCGCTTGTACTATTTGCTTCAACCGCCGTTGGATCTTTTGATCGGTAGCGGTCAGTTGAATTTTCCGTTCGAACCGTTCGCCTACCAACTCGATGGCATCGCGTTCCTGTTCCCTCGCTACGCTGCGGTCTTGGCCGACGAGATGGGCTTGGGCAAAACGATGCAAGCGATTAGCACAATTCGCTTACTGTTGTGCAGTGGTGAAGCTCGCAGCATTCTGCTGATTTGTCCGAAGCCACTGGTCAGCAATTGGCTGAGAGAGTTCAGTGTTTGGGCGCCGGAAATTCCGGTCATGGCAATCGAAGGCAACCAAGCCAAACGTGAACTGGCTTGGCGAAGTCCCGAGGTTCCGGTCAAAGTTGCGAACTACGAATTGCTAATGCGAGACAAAGAGGTGGTGCTCGAAAGCGGGCTTCACTTCGATCTTGTCGCGCTCGACGAAGCGCAGCGAATCAAGAATCGCAATAGCACCACATCAGAGATCGTTCGCGCGATCCCGCGAACGCGATCATGGGCGTTGACCGGAACGCCGGTCGAGAACTCGCCGGATGATTTGGTCGGTATCTTTGACTACTTGTCGCCCGGGTATTTGAAAACGGGAATGCCAATGCCTGACATGGCCAAACGGGCACGCGACTATATCCTTCGTCGCACCAAAGACATGGTGATGGATGACATGCCACCTAAGCTGTATCGCGATGCTGAGCTGGACCTCACTCCCGAACAATGGGCGACCTACGAGTCTGCCGAAAATGAGGGGGTCATTCGGCTGGAAGAACTAGAGCAAGATCTGACGATACAACACGTTTTTGAACTGGTGCTGCGTTTGAAACAGATCTGCAACTTTGATCCTTTGACCAGCAGCAGTAGCAAGCTCGAGCGGCTTGTTGCTGACATGGAAGAGGTCGCCGCGTCCGGTAAGAAGGCGATCGTGTTTAGCCAGTGGGTCAATTCGGTTGAGAAAATGCGTCCAGCGTTAGAGCCCTTCGGCCCGCTGGAGTATCACGGCAAGGTGCCGCACAAAAAGCGTGAAGGGGTCATCGACCAGTTCAAGAATGATCCTAATAGCAGTGTGATCTTGATGAGCTACGGTGCCGGCAGTGTGGGCTTGAATCTGCAGTTTTGCGAGTACGTGTTCTTGTTTGACCGATGGTGGAACCCGGCTATCGAAGACCAAGCGATCAACCGCGCGCATCGAATCGGTGCGAAGGGTGCGGTCACGGTCACTCGAATGATGGCGATGAATACCATCGAGCAACGAATCGCTGCGGTGCTAGATCAGAAACGCGAAATGTTCAACACCCTATTCTCGGACCAGGGTGGCACACCGGCTCACGGCGGCGGTTTGTCCCGTGATGAGATCTTCGGGCTCTTCGACTTGCGAGCACCATCGGGAAAGAAAGTAGCTTAG
- a CDS encoding phytoene desaturase family protein has protein sequence MTDSHYDTIIIGAGMSGLAAGIRLAHFDQRVCILERHYTIGGLNSFYRMGGRDYDVGLHAMTNFARKGDKKGPLAKLIRQLRFSWEDFKLAEQIGSSIRFPGVSLDFTNDIELLESEIAKSFPGQVDGFRSLCGSLLDYSDMDGGDPNFMRSAREVMAEHISDPLLIEMLICPLMWYGNAREDDMDFGQFCIMFRACYLEGFGRPFKGVRVILKNLVKKFRGLGGELKLRSGVAKIHVENGKAIGVVLDDGTELTGDRILSSAGNIETARMCDDITTVDVARAGKLSFIESISILDRKPSDFHFDRTIVFYNDSETFHWKRPDDQICDARTGVICSPNNYVYEDDEGELPDGVIRITTLANHDRWSELGEDKYRAEKVIQYDAAVESAVRFMPDFRSYVIDTDVFTPKTIRRFTWHDNGAVYGAPDKQLDGTTHLPNVFLCGTDQGFVGIVGAIVSGISMANRHCLQV, from the coding sequence GTGACCGATTCGCACTACGACACGATCATCATTGGGGCAGGAATGAGCGGATTGGCGGCTGGGATCCGGCTTGCTCACTTCGACCAACGCGTCTGCATCCTTGAACGCCACTACACCATCGGCGGTCTCAATTCGTTTTATCGCATGGGCGGACGTGACTACGACGTAGGCCTGCACGCGATGACCAACTTCGCTCGCAAAGGCGACAAGAAAGGTCCACTCGCGAAGCTGATTCGCCAACTGCGGTTTTCTTGGGAAGACTTCAAGCTTGCCGAACAAATTGGTTCGTCCATTCGTTTCCCCGGCGTTTCACTCGACTTCACCAACGACATTGAATTGCTCGAAAGTGAAATCGCAAAGAGCTTCCCTGGCCAAGTCGATGGCTTTCGCTCGTTATGCGGATCGCTATTGGATTACAGCGACATGGATGGTGGCGACCCCAACTTCATGCGATCCGCTCGCGAAGTGATGGCCGAGCACATCAGCGATCCGCTGTTGATCGAGATGTTGATTTGTCCGTTGATGTGGTACGGCAATGCCCGTGAAGACGACATGGACTTCGGGCAATTCTGCATCATGTTTCGCGCTTGTTACCTGGAAGGTTTCGGACGTCCGTTTAAGGGCGTGCGAGTGATCCTGAAGAACCTAGTGAAGAAGTTTCGCGGCCTCGGTGGCGAACTGAAACTTCGAAGTGGCGTTGCCAAGATTCATGTCGAGAACGGTAAAGCCATTGGCGTTGTTCTCGATGACGGCACTGAACTTACCGGGGACCGCATATTGTCGTCCGCTGGAAATATTGAAACAGCTCGCATGTGCGACGACATCACCACAGTCGATGTTGCTCGCGCAGGCAAACTTTCGTTCATCGAGTCCATTTCGATTCTCGATCGAAAACCGTCCGACTTTCACTTTGATCGCACGATCGTCTTTTACAACGACAGCGAGACGTTTCATTGGAAGCGTCCCGACGATCAAATCTGCGATGCGCGTACCGGCGTGATTTGTTCACCCAACAACTACGTTTACGAAGACGATGAAGGAGAACTTCCCGATGGAGTCATCCGCATCACGACGTTAGCAAACCACGACCGTTGGAGCGAACTAGGCGAAGACAAGTATCGCGCCGAGAAGGTGATTCAGTACGATGCGGCGGTCGAATCAGCGGTGCGTTTTATGCCGGACTTTCGGTCCTATGTCATCGACACAGACGTGTTCACTCCGAAGACCATTCGTCGCTTCACATGGCACGACAACGGCGCCGTCTATGGTGCGCCCGACAAACAACTCGACGGGACAACTCACTTGCCCAACGTGTTTTTATGCGGGACGGATCAAGGATTTGTGGGAATCGTTGGCGCCATCGTTAGCGGCATCAGCATGGCGAACCGCCATTGCTTGCAGGTTTAG
- the nth gene encoding endonuclease III, with amino-acid sequence MRKQERADYVRVRLNELYPETPIPLDHTDDFTLLVAVLLSAQCTDKKVNEITPALFQAAPNPQRMKQLGEEKILELIRPLGLSKQKAKSLARLSEMLINDYDSKVPASFEELEKLPGVGHKTASVVMSQAFGIPAFPVDTHIHRLAQRWGLSSGKNVVQTERDLKKLFPEDSWNKLHLQIIFYGREHCTARACDGRKCEICRELYPRRKSPVVWNKP; translated from the coding sequence GTGAGAAAACAAGAACGAGCCGACTACGTCCGCGTCCGGTTGAATGAACTGTATCCTGAGACGCCCATTCCACTGGACCACACGGACGACTTCACTCTGTTGGTCGCGGTGCTATTGAGCGCCCAATGTACGGATAAGAAAGTCAACGAGATCACGCCCGCGCTGTTTCAAGCCGCCCCCAATCCGCAGCGAATGAAACAGTTGGGCGAGGAAAAGATACTTGAATTGATCCGGCCATTGGGACTGTCCAAGCAAAAGGCCAAGAGTCTAGCGAGGCTGTCGGAAATGCTAATCAACGACTACGACAGCAAGGTCCCTGCGTCGTTCGAGGAACTTGAAAAGCTACCCGGAGTGGGCCACAAAACAGCCAGCGTTGTGATGAGCCAAGCATTCGGAATCCCCGCTTTTCCGGTCGACACTCACATCCACCGACTGGCCCAACGCTGGGGTCTTTCCAGTGGCAAGAACGTTGTTCAGACCGAACGCGACCTAAAAAAGCTTTTCCCCGAAGACAGTTGGAATAAGCTGCACCTACAAATCATCTTCTATGGGCGCGAGCATTGTACGGCCCGGGCATGCGATGGCAGAAAATGTGAGATTTGCAGGGAACTATACCCGCGCCGCAAATCGCCTGTGGTTTGGAACAAGCCCTAG
- a CDS encoding peptidylprolyl isomerase codes for MSMKKIVAGLLAIVSSFGLVGSVEARSPEDGEVTHKVYFDVSIDGKEAGRITMGLFGKDVPQTVENFRALCTGEAGKTDSGVPLHYKGSVFHRVIPNFMLQGGDFTAGNGTGGESIYGEKFDDEAFTFVHNMPGILSMANAGRNTNGSQFFITTVPTPHLNGRHVVFGKVIDGMALVKKIESLGSQSGATRAKIVIADCGELK; via the coding sequence CTGAGTATGAAGAAAATCGTCGCTGGCCTTCTGGCTATTGTTTCCTCCTTCGGCCTCGTTGGTAGCGTCGAGGCACGCTCGCCCGAAGATGGTGAGGTCACCCACAAGGTTTACTTTGACGTCTCCATTGATGGCAAGGAGGCTGGCCGCATCACGATGGGCTTGTTTGGTAAAGACGTTCCGCAAACCGTCGAGAACTTTCGTGCATTGTGCACCGGCGAAGCTGGCAAAACGGACTCGGGTGTTCCGTTGCACTACAAAGGCAGCGTCTTTCATCGCGTGATTCCCAACTTCATGTTGCAAGGTGGTGACTTTACCGCTGGCAACGGAACCGGCGGCGAAAGTATCTACGGTGAAAAGTTTGACGACGAAGCGTTCACGTTCGTTCACAACATGCCTGGCATCCTCAGCATGGCGAATGCCGGTCGTAATACCAACGGTTCGCAATTCTTTATCACCACAGTCCCAACGCCGCACCTCAACGGACGTCACGTCGTCTTTGGAAAAGTCATCGACGGCATGGCACTGGTCAAGAAGATTGAATCACTGGGGTCACAATCCGGTGCCACTCGCGCCAAGATCGTCATCGCTGATTGCGGTGAACTGAAGTAA
- a CDS encoding Hsp70 family protein, producing the protein MKDKITITDPIVGIDLGTTRSVVAHVDFMGDVKTVPNREGELTTASAVLFDDGSVTVGKEALKALAVMPSQVAMYAKREMGSPTFSKKINGQSYPPEMIQSFVLAKLRRDAEQKLGCEISKVVITVPAYFNEPKRRATMDAGLLAGLDVRAVINEPTAAAIAFGVDRISRIVGEQTTLVFDLGGGTLDVSIVKVDGKKIQTIATDGNAMLGGIDWDKCLARWLDAQFSVQHSIKPSESELGQEFLRREAEELKHSLSSRSKVNVRLTYQGKILKTEIKRDEFEEMTAHLLDRCRFTVRKVVKDSRLEWIEIDRILLVGGSTRMPMIPEMLQKESSIEPDASVSADEVVAHGAAIYASTLLESTDTGGQLDFPEITDVNAHHLGVLGVDKKTGRRIGHVMIPRNTPLPASKVTRFETIRDRQPSVAVEVIEGGNSTGLNATSIGRCVIDNLPKNLPAGTPVDVAFRYDTDGLIHIEAIMPTTGQRTEMTIDRVGGLTNDDKDKLTNILEELGLDD; encoded by the coding sequence ATGAAAGATAAAATTACTATCACTGACCCAATCGTCGGCATCGATTTGGGGACCACACGCAGCGTGGTCGCGCATGTCGACTTCATGGGCGATGTAAAAACAGTTCCCAACCGTGAGGGAGAATTGACAACAGCGTCAGCCGTTCTGTTTGACGATGGTTCCGTAACGGTGGGCAAGGAAGCACTTAAGGCACTAGCGGTTATGCCATCGCAAGTTGCCATGTATGCCAAACGGGAGATGGGAAGCCCGACCTTTTCCAAGAAGATCAACGGTCAATCCTATCCGCCAGAAATGATTCAGTCATTCGTGTTGGCGAAGCTTCGACGTGACGCCGAGCAAAAGCTCGGTTGTGAAATTTCGAAAGTCGTGATTACCGTCCCGGCTTATTTTAATGAACCCAAACGCCGCGCAACGATGGACGCTGGGTTATTAGCGGGCCTTGACGTACGTGCGGTAATTAACGAACCCACGGCCGCGGCGATCGCGTTCGGCGTCGATCGAATCAGCCGAATCGTCGGTGAGCAAACCACGCTCGTGTTCGATCTTGGCGGCGGTACGTTAGATGTGTCGATCGTCAAAGTAGACGGAAAGAAGATTCAAACGATTGCCACCGATGGCAACGCGATGTTGGGCGGAATTGACTGGGATAAGTGCTTGGCCCGTTGGCTTGACGCTCAATTTAGTGTGCAGCATTCGATCAAGCCCTCTGAATCAGAACTAGGGCAGGAATTCTTGCGTCGCGAAGCCGAGGAACTGAAACATTCCCTGTCCTCTCGCAGCAAGGTCAATGTCCGCCTGACCTATCAGGGAAAGATTTTAAAGACCGAGATCAAACGGGACGAGTTCGAAGAGATGACCGCTCATCTGCTTGACCGTTGCCGGTTCACGGTTCGCAAAGTGGTCAAAGATTCGCGATTGGAATGGATCGAGATCGATCGCATTCTGTTGGTTGGTGGTTCGACGCGGATGCCGATGATTCCGGAAATGTTGCAAAAGGAGTCCAGCATTGAACCTGATGCATCGGTTTCCGCTGACGAAGTCGTCGCTCATGGGGCAGCGATCTACGCATCAACGCTGCTTGAAAGTACTGATACCGGTGGTCAATTGGACTTCCCGGAAATCACGGATGTCAATGCGCACCATTTGGGAGTGCTAGGCGTGGATAAAAAGACAGGCCGACGGATTGGGCACGTCATGATTCCTCGCAACACGCCGCTTCCCGCTTCTAAGGTCACTCGATTTGAAACCATTCGTGACCGCCAGCCCAGCGTCGCGGTGGAGGTAATCGAGGGCGGTAATTCAACCGGGCTAAACGCAACGTCGATTGGACGCTGCGTCATTGACAATCTTCCCAAGAACTTGCCTGCGGGAACGCCAGTCGATGTGGCTTTCCGCTACGACACCGATGGTCTGATTCACATCGAAGCGATCATGCCCACGACGGGTCAGCGAACGGAGATGACGATCGACCGCGTCGGTGGACTGACCAACGACGACAAGGATAAGTTGACCAACATACTGGAAGAACTTGGATTAGACGATTGA
- a CDS encoding cell division protein FtsH, which translates to MCDETLTAYHESGHAVVGYALGGKIDSMQLWGEADDYLPERFGDCRVAWGRVDPNTDWQRQREIMTILAGPVAEMIYRGEKLHPATYGPWQHDWDTAMSIASDVVRHPVKCTRLLEMVILELHQHLQKEPCWPAIAQLADELEAHEMLEAEQVADVLEFWLSR; encoded by the coding sequence ATGTGTGACGAAACCCTGACCGCCTATCACGAATCGGGGCATGCGGTGGTGGGATATGCTTTGGGCGGCAAGATCGATTCGATGCAGCTTTGGGGTGAGGCCGACGACTACTTGCCAGAGCGGTTTGGGGATTGCCGGGTCGCGTGGGGGCGAGTCGACCCAAACACGGATTGGCAACGGCAGCGTGAGATCATGACGATCCTGGCAGGCCCGGTCGCTGAGATGATCTACCGAGGCGAAAAATTGCACCCGGCGACTTACGGGCCTTGGCAACATGACTGGGACACCGCAATGTCGATTGCCAGTGATGTTGTCCGTCATCCAGTGAAGTGCACAAGGTTACTTGAAATGGTGATCCTTGAATTGCATCAACATTTGCAAAAAGAACCATGTTGGCCCGCCATCGCGCAGCTCGCTGATGAACTGGAGGCTCATGAAATGCTTGAAGCGGAACAGGTCGCTGATGTATTGGAGTTTTGGTTGTCGCGATAG